A part of Drosophila ananassae strain 14024-0371.13 chromosome 2R, ASM1763931v2, whole genome shotgun sequence genomic DNA contains:
- the LOC6493079 gene encoding zinc transporter 1 produces MAKYSGKKCRLLSMMWLTAFFFFVEIIVGYVTNSMALVADSFHMLGDIAALVISFLSVKMSPKKWSKNTFGWARAEVLGALVNAVFLVALCFSITIEACKRFIEEEPIHQPELLVIVGALGLLVNVIGLCLLYEHGGHHGHSHGGGLTRNHSRLTELANMDEGDDEQNDYSYEKQKEKQPVKKSSHGHSHDPGHMNMRGAFLHVLSDALGSIIVVISALVVWLTKWKYRYYMDPALSILLVILILHSVWPLLRESALILLQTVPTHIQVDAIQKRLLEKVDGVLAVHEFHVWQLAGDRIIASAHIRCRNLSEYMKIAEKVKEFFHNEGIHSTTIQPEFSEIEGCNMSDGTSSINMSGSDCCALDCPTTEEGCVKATCCQNNNKLNQLPSPTNSPYLCRQRNAARQAGDLEAGSLLEATSSGNQTGSASGAGAGGVPLAAIAATSTPKSDLV; encoded by the exons ATGGCCAAGTACTCTGGCAAGAAGTGTCGCCTGCTCTCGATGATGTGGCTGACGGCGTTCTTCTTCTTCGTGGAGATCATCGTGGGCTATGTGACGAACTCCATGGCCCTGGTGGCCGACAGCTTCCACATGCTGGGCGACATAGCCGCCCTCGTCATCTCGTTCCTGTCGGTCAAG ATGTCACCCAAGAAGTGGTCGAAGAACACGTTTGGATGGGCCCGGGCCGAGGTTCTGGGAGCTCTCGTCAACGCCGTCTTCCTGGTGGCCCTCTGCTTCAGCATCACCATCGAGGCGTGCAAACG gtTTATTGAGGAGGAACCGATCCACCAGCCCGAACTCTTGGTGATCGTCGGAGCCTTGGGTCTCCTGGTGAACGTTATTGGACTTTGTCTGCTCTACG AACACGGCGGTCACCATGGACACTCGCATGGCGGGGGCCTCACCCGCAACCACAGCCGCCTCACCGAGCTGGCCAACATGGACGAGGGCGACGATGAACAGAACGACTACTCCTACGAGAAgcagaaggagaagcagcCAGTGAAGAAGTCCAGCCACGGCCACAGCCACGATCCCGGCCACATGAACATGCGCGGAGCCTTCCTTCACGTCCTCAGCGACGCCCTGGGCAGCATCATTGTGGTTATTAGCGCCTTGGTGGTGTGGCTAACCAAGTGGAAGTATCGCTACTACATGGACCCTGCCCTGTCCATCCTGCTGGTGATCCTGATTTTGCACTCGGTATGGCCTCTGCTGCGGGAATCGGCCCTGATTCTGCTGCAAACGGTGCCAACCCACATCCAGGTGGACGCCATCCAGAAGCGGCTGCTTGAGAAGGTGGACGGCGTGCTGGCCGTGCACGAGTTCCATGTGTGGCAACTGGCCGGGGACCGTATCATTGCCTCGGCTCATATTCG TTGCCGGAATCTGTCGGAGTACATGAAAATCGCCGAGAAGGTCAAGGAGTTCTTCCACAACGAGGGCATCCACTCCACCACCATCCAGCCGGAGTTCAGCGAGATCGAGGGCTGCAACATGTCCGATGGCACTTCCAGCATCAACATGAGCGGCTCCGATTGCTGCGCCCTGGACTGTCCCACCACGGAAGAGGGCTGCGTTAAGGCCACCTGCTGCCAGAACAATAACAAATTG AATCAACTGCCCTCGCCCACCAACTCGCCCTACCTGTGCCGCCAGCGCAACGCAGCCCGGCAGGCCGGCGATTTGGAGGCGGGCTCCCTGCTGGAAGCCACGTCCAGTGGCAATCAGACTGGCTCCGCCTCCGGTGCGGGTGCTGGGGGGGTGCCCCTGGCTGCCATTGCGGCGACGTCGACGCCAAAGAGCGATTTGGTCTGA
- the LOC6506912 gene encoding drosomycin — protein sequence MQIKFLFAFFAVLMMVVLAAHEAEADCLSGRYGGPCAVWDNETCRRVCREEGRSSGHCSPSLKCWCEGC from the coding sequence ATGCAGATCAAGTTCTTGTTTGCCTTCTTCGCCGTCCTGATGATGGTCGTCCTGGCAGCCCATGAAGCGGAGGCCGACTGTCTCTCCGGAAGATACGGAGGTCCTTGTGCTGTTTGGGACAACGAAACCTGCCGACGTGTTTGCAGGGAGGAGGGTCGATCCAGTGGACACTGCAGTCCCAGCCTCAAATGCTGGTGCGAAGGATGTTAG
- the LOC6506913 gene encoding uncharacterized protein LOC6506913, protein MAEANNNGNQRTAREVQQEFADKLGYAEQIIWDLLSEEQAHLLEDKLRHLIRDPQPSENNNELVLPALTPELRIKEEKERTKLINDNKKAREAIFKAVWEQRKYTNRQSLTAIIYVMVIADEKDVNRAEDCTKFSCHPVFRARRCITDSSGRSGDSSDCCNIFVDENGRVYQNWEQYVATNELPAGIMVAPERGIYRLVKDHVRLDKYVTPAGSDSRKVLGFLDVGSAVGGFAAAGISIAALCTLPVSAPLLAGAGVVGLASAGYGTARSAGKLVDRSQHEQSINVTDREARSHWLGTIAGVIGLGAAGATQAVTVATNAGREVGAITQLTVNGMNITSIAISGTGLANGILDMILKVQDGDDITTIDVLQLSASLVLFTHSVYNFKLASTIINDTANKNLAGYRETLSNRQRRMFDKTYKETIRINGNRAKVDIIRNVNEIPSRQQFNDLYKINKQLNKEGVRFSFGSDGKTILLNGEVQTTTADLRGSVQHNQGPNILGKVTQPIPASHVNAANVGTTADSRIIGPQPSYQPRQEPRNYAVGVFALELSSVVIGGMVFVLESYGRVIFEHIANAEAFENIIEVMCENLPPEVFDFIMKLTRTFMDTMLDELTTVLKFFITTESVLYRMLMYVLNNFRNVPVEVLEQHTGDIFRALESYYLSLNPNNYTGLLQKCKVCTGYFQVSQL, encoded by the exons atggcaGAGGCTAATAACAATGGAAACCAGCGCACGGCTCGGGAAGTGCAGCAAGAATTTGCTGACAAGCTCGGTTACGCGGAGCAAATTATATGGGATTT GTTGTCGGAGGAGCAAGCTCATTTGCTGGAGGACAAGCTTAGGCATCTCATACGCGATCCTCAGCCTTCTGAGAACAATAACGAATTGGTACTTCCGGCGCTAACTCCTGAACTTCGTATCAAGGAAGAGAAGGAACGAACCAAGCTAATCAATGACAACAAAAAAGCTCGAGAAGCAATTTTCAAAGCAGTGTGGGAGCAAC GAAAGTACACAAACCGCCAATCGCTGACGGCCATCATCTATGTGATGGTTATAGCCGACGAAAAGGACGTCAATCGCGCCGAGGACTGCACTAAGTTCTCGTGTCATCCTGTTTTCCGGGCCCGACGATGCATAA CTGACAGCAGCGGACGAAGCGGAGACAGTTCCGACTGCTGCAACATATTTGTGGATGAGAACGGACGCGTCTACCAGAACTGGGAGCAGTATGTGGCCACAAATGAGTTGCCCGCAGGCATAATGGTGGCGCCCGAGCGGGGAATCTACAGGCTCGTAAAAGATCATGTGCGTCTGGACAAGTACGTGACACCGGCTGGTAGCGATAGTAGGAAAGTGCTTGGCTTCCTGGACGTGGGCTCGGCTGTTGGAGGATTCGCTGCTGCCGGTATTTCGATTGCGGCATTATGTACTCTACCAGTTTCCGCTCCGTTATTGGCGGGCGCGGGAGTTGTGGGCCTGGCCAGTGCCGGGTATGGAACGGCTCGCTCCGCTGGCAAGCTGGTGGATCGCAGCCAGCATGAACAATCGATTAACGTAACCGACCGTGAGGCGCGAAGCCATTGGCTGGGAACGATTGCCGGAGTTATTGGACTAGGAGCTGCCGGCGCCACCCAAGCCGTTACAGTGGCCACTAATGCTGGACGCGAGGTGGGAGCG ATAACCCAGCTGACGGTAAACGGCATGAACATTACCTCTATTGCCATTTCCGGGACAGGCTTGGCCAATGGCATTCTCGACATGATATTG AAAGTGCAGGATGGAGATGACATCACCACCATTGACGTGCTGCAGTTGTCGGCATCACTTGTGCTCTTCACCCACAGTGTCTACAACTTCAAGCTGGCCTCGACCATTATTAATGACACGGCCAACAAGAATTTGGCCGGCTATAGGGAAACTCTAAGCAACCGGCAACG ACGCATGTTCGACAAGACCTACAAGGAAACCATTCGTATAAACGGCAATAGGGCCAAGGTGGACATTATACGCAACGTCAACGAGATTCCATCGCGGCAGCAGTTCAACGATCTGTACAAGATCAACAAACAGCTCAACAAGGAGGGAGTGCGATTCTCCTTCGGATCCGACGGCAAGACCATTCTCTTGAATGGAGAAGTTCAAACGACGACCGCTGATCTGCGTGGCAGTGTTCAGCACAACCAAGGACCTAATATTTTGGGAAAGGTGACACAGCCTATTCCCGCCAGCCATGTGAATGCGGCGAATGTCGGAACGACCGCCGACTCGCGCATCATTGGCCCGCAACCAAGCTACCAGCCGCGACAGGAGCCGAGAAATTACGCCGTCGGAGTATTTGCATTGGAGCTTAGCTCAGTGGTCATCGGAGGAATGGTGTTTGTGCTGGAATCCTATGGACGCGTCATCTTCGAGCATATAGCCAATGCAGAGGCCTTCGAAAACATTATTGAGGTCATGTGCGAGAATTTGCCGCCAGAAGTCTTTGACTTTATTATGAAGCTGACGCGCACCTTTATGGACACCATGCTGGACGAGCTGACCACGGTGCTAAAGTTCTTCATAACCACGGAATCGGTGCTGTACCGTATGTTGATGTATGTGTTGAATAACTTTAGAAACGTGCCTGTTGAAGTCCTGGAACAGCATACTGGGGACATTTTTAGGGCGTTGGAGAGCTACTATTTGTCCCTCAACCCTAACAATTACACTGGTCTGCTCCAGAAGTGCAAGGTCTGCACGGGCTACTTTCAAGTCAGTCAATTGTAA
- the LOC6493082 gene encoding drosomycin, which produces MQIKFLFAFFAVLMMVVLAAHEAEADCLSGRYGGPCAVWDNDTCRRVCREEGRSSGHCSPSLKCWCEGC; this is translated from the coding sequence ATGCAGATCAAGTTCTTGTTTGCCTTCTTCGCCGTCCTGATGATGGTCGTCCTGGCAGCCCATGAAGCGGAGGCCGACTGTCTCTCCGGAAGATACGGAGGTCCTTGTGCTGTTTGGGACAACGATACCTGCCGACGTGTTTGCAGGGAGGAGGGTCGATCCAGTGGACACTGCAGTCCCAGCCTCAAATGCTGGTGCGAAGGATGTTAG
- the LOC6493081 gene encoding phosphatidylinositol N-acetylglucosaminyltransferase subunit C, whose protein sequence is MVKKEKPKRAPWVKNLYSNREYPDNYTDASFLKDLRTNLHVRIYTYPEALAGATVLSNQISCITGFLILYQLLLSDRVTPTTILVPSCGVTGIGYLCYRGRSLSLALLGEDSKTLLTVVFFGYLFSPMLHTLTQAISTDTIYTMTFFVLLANLVFSDYGLDVAMVSKAISLNAAIFGAICLASRLLTSYHAFVLLVEAAVYFVLYPIMTEASWSPVFMVPIFAVCCSALYWISQPVLYLYASTIIFINFICPFIFVRLQQYKFNIHGPWDEAIVEENTDENLDENL, encoded by the exons ATGGTTAAAAAGGAGAAACCGAAACGAGCTCCATGGGTGAAGAACCTCTACTCGAACCGGGAGTATCCCGACAACTACACAGATGCCAGCTTTCTCAAGGATCTCCGCACGAACTTGCACGTCAGAATATACACATACCCGGAGGCGCTTGCCGGCGCCACTGTGCTGAGTAATCAAATATCCTGCATAACTGGCTTCCTTATTCTCTACCAACTGCTGCTCAGCGATAGAGTGACACCCACCACGATCCTGGTGCCTAGCTGCGGAGTGACGGGGATCGGCTATCTCTGCTATCGGGGCAGAAGTCTTAGCCTGGCACTCCTTGGCGAGGACTCCAAGACCCTGCTCACTGTGGTCTTTTTTGGATACCTGTTCTCCCCCATGCTGCACACCCTGACGCAAGCCATCAGCACGGACACCATCTACACGATGACCTTCTTTGTGCTGCTAGCTAACCTTGTGTTTAGCGACTATGGGTTGGATGTAGCCATGGTATCCAAG GCCATCTCCCTTAATGCTGCCATTTTTGGAGCCATTTGCCTGGCCTCCCGCTTGCTGACGTCCTATCATGCGTTTGTGCTACTGGTCGAGGCCGCCGTTTATTTTGTGCTTTATCCGATTATGACGGAAGCGAGCTGGAGTCCTGTCTTCATGGTGCCCATCTTTGCCGTCTGCTGCTCAGCCTTGTACTGGATATCACAGCCCGTGCTCTACCTGTACGCCTCCACCATAATTTTCATCAACTTCATCTGCCCCTTTATATTTGTGAGGCTTCAGCAATACAAGTTCAACATTCACGGACCTTGGGACGAGGCCATCGTCGAGGAGAACACCGACGAGAACCTGGATGAGAACTTATAG